Proteins encoded within one genomic window of Bradyrhizobium sp. CB1717:
- a CDS encoding MarR family transcriptional regulator, whose protein sequence is MGPEKAGVRKRSSKGGQRRAPVAKPPRSAPRAAAAAKPVRPKLLASDDLSRSLGYRIRRAQLWVFKDVSRRLAAFDISAAQFSVLSVIEANPGVNQLAIAQSLSIERAGLGRLVDHLERRGLVQRSASAINRRYYVLYLTQAGAALLGRLRPAIAESEKTLAAKIGPRAFKELQRALSVFLEDA, encoded by the coding sequence ATGGGGCCGGAGAAAGCGGGCGTCAGGAAGCGATCGTCCAAGGGCGGGCAACGCCGCGCGCCGGTTGCAAAGCCGCCGCGGTCCGCGCCGCGCGCTGCGGCGGCCGCAAAGCCCGTCCGGCCCAAGTTGCTCGCCTCCGACGATCTGTCCCGTTCGCTCGGCTATCGCATCCGGCGCGCCCAGCTCTGGGTCTTCAAGGACGTCAGCCGGCGGCTCGCCGCTTTCGACATCAGTGCGGCACAGTTCTCCGTCCTGTCGGTGATCGAGGCCAATCCGGGTGTCAATCAGCTCGCCATTGCGCAATCGCTGTCGATCGAGCGGGCCGGGCTCGGGCGCCTCGTGGATCATCTGGAGCGGCGGGGGCTCGTGCAGCGGTCGGCCTCCGCGATCAACCGCCGCTATTACGTGCTGTATCTGACGCAGGCCGGGGCCGCGCTGCTGGGTCGGTTGCGCCCGGCGATTGCCGAGAGCGAGAAGACGCTTGCAGCCAAGATCGGACCGCGCGCGTTCAAGGAATTGCAGCGGGCGCTCTCGGTCTTTCTCGAGGACGCCTGA
- a CDS encoding tannase/feruloyl esterase family alpha/beta hydrolase produces MKRLFLASTIVAGCAALGTHAIAHGFPPSGVAPRASCTALTGLTLPNTQILSATQKSGYCNVIGIINKRVSTQDPDHFTYGIGFSLNLPNTWHGRFEMMGGGGTDGSLNADPQGAAGVELGQGWAVAANDGGHEDNANNVVGGHQDDDPNAGGSAHFAIDAQARRDYGYNGIEKTATISKRIISYFYGLDTVHSYIMGCSNGGRDAMMASQRFPWLFDGVISQNPGFNLPQAGLAEAWNEQVLGTLSTSKDVNGQPFIPDTFPVQDLQVASAAILSACDALDGLVDGIIDNYHACTARKVYPALASYTCGTGSHGSTPHGGTCLTSAQVDALKKIYAGPVNSRGQRLYSNWFWDAGIWTPPTAPGAGWQLWNVVTAPVPNVNTAINLTLGAGAIPMIFQTPPVVTPVGGPNGQEAFVFKFNFDTDAPKIFTKTAAYPESSMDFMAATATDLRPFRARGGKLIISSSVNDGIFSGAAIARWYRNMDRHMSGGASDFARLFMVPNMAHCGGGAATASFAGNQLKAITDWVEKGIAPDRIVAANTNATSPYPAGGLFDPRIAQNFPASGTRPLCVYPKIAAYKGSGLTNDAGSFACIDAGFRPGGDHDFHDDDDGRGDNRQ; encoded by the coding sequence ATGAAACGCCTATTTCTCGCATCGACGATCGTGGCCGGCTGTGCCGCTCTCGGCACGCACGCCATCGCACACGGATTTCCTCCGAGCGGCGTCGCGCCGCGCGCGTCCTGTACCGCCCTCACCGGCCTCACGCTGCCGAACACGCAGATCCTGAGCGCGACGCAGAAGTCCGGCTATTGCAACGTGATCGGCATCATCAACAAGCGCGTCTCGACGCAGGACCCCGATCATTTCACCTACGGCATCGGCTTCTCGCTCAACCTGCCCAACACATGGCACGGCCGCTTCGAGATGATGGGCGGCGGCGGCACCGACGGCAGCCTCAACGCCGATCCGCAGGGTGCCGCCGGCGTCGAGCTCGGCCAGGGCTGGGCCGTCGCCGCCAATGACGGCGGTCACGAAGACAACGCCAACAATGTCGTCGGCGGACATCAGGACGACGATCCCAATGCCGGCGGCTCCGCGCATTTCGCGATCGACGCGCAGGCACGCAGGGACTACGGCTACAACGGCATCGAGAAGACCGCGACGATCTCCAAGCGGATCATCTCCTATTTCTACGGCCTCGACACCGTCCATTCCTACATCATGGGCTGCTCGAACGGCGGACGTGACGCCATGATGGCCTCGCAACGCTTCCCCTGGCTGTTCGACGGCGTGATCTCGCAAAATCCCGGCTTCAACCTGCCGCAGGCGGGTCTTGCGGAGGCCTGGAACGAGCAGGTGCTCGGCACGCTCTCGACCAGCAAGGACGTCAACGGGCAGCCGTTCATTCCCGACACGTTTCCCGTCCAGGATCTCCAGGTGGCCTCGGCCGCGATCCTGAGCGCCTGCGACGCCCTCGACGGTCTGGTCGACGGCATCATCGACAATTATCACGCCTGCACGGCGAGGAAGGTGTATCCGGCGCTCGCCAGCTACACCTGCGGCACCGGCTCGCACGGCAGCACGCCGCATGGCGGCACCTGCCTCACCAGCGCGCAAGTGGACGCGCTCAAGAAGATCTATGCCGGGCCCGTGAACTCCAGGGGACAGCGGCTCTATTCGAACTGGTTCTGGGATGCCGGCATCTGGACGCCGCCGACCGCACCGGGCGCGGGCTGGCAGCTCTGGAACGTCGTCACCGCACCGGTCCCGAACGTCAACACCGCGATCAACCTGACGCTCGGCGCCGGCGCGATCCCGATGATCTTCCAGACCCCGCCGGTCGTCACGCCCGTGGGCGGCCCGAACGGCCAGGAAGCCTTCGTGTTCAAGTTCAACTTCGACACCGACGCGCCGAAGATTTTCACGAAGACGGCGGCCTATCCCGAAAGCAGCATGGACTTCATGGCCGCGACCGCGACCGACCTGCGGCCGTTCAGGGCGCGCGGCGGCAAGCTGATCATCTCCTCCTCCGTCAATGACGGCATCTTCTCGGGTGCCGCGATTGCCCGCTGGTATCGCAACATGGACCGGCATATGAGCGGGGGCGCGAGCGATTTCGCGCGGCTGTTCATGGTGCCGAACATGGCCCATTGCGGCGGCGGCGCGGCCACGGCGAGCTTCGCCGGGAACCAGCTCAAGGCCATCACCGACTGGGTCGAGAAGGGCATCGCGCCGGACCGCATCGTCGCGGCCAACACCAACGCGACCTCGCCCTATCCGGCCGGCGGACTGTTCGATCCGCGCATTGCCCAGAACTTCCCGGCCAGCGGCACGCGGCCGCTCTGCGTCTATCCGAAGATCGCCGCCTACAAGGGCAGCGGCCTAACCAACGACGCCGGCAGCTTCGCCTGCATCGACGCCGGCTTCAGGCCGGGCGGCGACCACGACTTCCATGACGATGACGACGGGCGCGGCGACAACAGGCAGTGA
- a CDS encoding DUF2778 domain-containing protein: MLSLAAVALALGAAAWVVDLGDSTPLVTAALPPANTPSFEDRFASASGNPPARELGLRTLERSAVNAVQLKLRDAKAMLAQKLQGDEWRSTLTEDDRTAVEEPRPAQRADAVPMPRSRPVQADFSAQIASSQSYAETNPRVDNRNFFEKFTDKIKLASLTPGDGLLSKAPDLAALGYDSRTAVYDISAKALYLPSGVALEAHSGMGALMDDPQHVDQRMVGATPPATYDLKPREKLFHGVRALRLTPTDGTSALGRVGLLTHNYMLGPRGDSNGCVSIKDYDRFLKAWDNGEFNRLVVVPSLSGSATASQRASTAS; this comes from the coding sequence GCCGGCCAATACTCCCTCGTTCGAGGACCGTTTCGCATCGGCGTCTGGCAACCCGCCGGCCCGCGAGCTCGGCCTGCGGACGCTGGAGCGCTCCGCCGTGAACGCGGTCCAGCTCAAGCTCCGCGATGCCAAGGCGATGCTCGCCCAGAAGCTTCAGGGCGACGAGTGGCGCTCGACCCTGACCGAGGACGATCGGACCGCAGTCGAGGAGCCGCGACCGGCGCAGCGTGCCGATGCCGTCCCGATGCCGCGCTCGCGTCCGGTCCAGGCGGACTTCTCCGCCCAGATTGCCTCGAGCCAGTCCTATGCCGAGACCAATCCCAGGGTCGACAACCGCAACTTCTTCGAGAAATTCACCGACAAGATCAAGCTGGCCTCCCTGACCCCCGGCGACGGCTTGCTCAGCAAGGCGCCGGACCTCGCCGCGCTCGGTTATGATTCGCGCACGGCGGTCTACGACATCTCGGCCAAGGCGCTGTACCTGCCGAGCGGCGTCGCGCTGGAAGCGCATTCGGGCATGGGCGCGCTGATGGACGACCCCCAGCATGTCGACCAGCGCATGGTCGGTGCGACCCCGCCGGCGACCTATGATCTGAAGCCGCGCGAAAAGCTGTTCCACGGCGTCCGTGCGCTGCGCCTGACCCCGACCGATGGCACCAGCGCGCTCGGCCGCGTCGGCCTGCTCACCCACAACTACATGCTCGGGCCGCGCGGCGATTCCAACGGCTGCGTCTCGATCAAGGACTATGATCGCTTCCTGAAAGCCTGGGACAATGGCGAGTTCAACCGCCTGGTCGTGGTGCCCAGCCTGAGCGGATCGGCGACCGCCTCGCAGCGCGCCAGCACCGCCTCCTGA